The nucleotide window AGCCAACTTAGTGAATGAGTAATCCCTGAAACCATCATCCCCATCCCATTATGAAAAAAAGGAGGAATGCCCCATGAACAGAACCCTTGAGATGATCTTCCGGGCCGCCAATGGCCGGGAAGTGACCATCAGCCTGGCCGATCCTCTGGAAAACCTGACTCTGGCCGATGTGACCGCCGTTATGAAAGACATCATCGCCCGCAATATCTTCATCACCACCGGCGGCGAGCTCCGGGATATCGTGGACGCACGGATCCGGACCCGAGAAACCGTCTCTTTAGCCTAACCGGATATTCCGGACAGTAAACAATAGCATCGATGCAGGACGAACCCGCCGGGGCCCGGCGGGTTCCGTTCTTTTCATGGTGCACTGTGCATAAAACGATCATTCAAATTTTCAATTTAGGGGAATGGTTGTTGTTGGTAGAGCAGATTTATCGGACGGTGAAGATTGGAGGGGCGAACCGTATCCTATCTAACGGCGAAAGACAGCTTGGGATGTTAGAAGATAAGTATAGAATAGACAAAGCTTCTGCAAAATGTTCTTATAATTGCAGGAGCCTTTGTATTTCTACGGTAATTCTATCTATATGAAGCGCACAACGTGCGCACAAATGGAGGAGATCGTGATGAGTGAACCGACGATTCAAAAAGCCTTGTCAGCAGAAGAGCGCTTTTTGTGCCAAAAGAGGAACGTCTCCAGTGTCGCTTACGCTTAGAAGCGCGAAAGGCGGTAATGGAATATGAGCAAAGAACTGACACCAAATAACCACATTGCATATGGCGAGATTATATCCATCATCGAGCGTGCCCGCGAGAATGCCTTTCGAGCCGTGAACCGAGAGTTGATTTCGATGTACTGGGAAATCGGCGCCTATGTCAGCGACAAGGTCAAGAACAGCGGATGGGGCAAATCCGTAGTCTCGGACTTTGCCAGATTCATTCAAGCAGAGCGACCCGACATCAAGGGCTTTTCTGCGTCGAATATCTGGCGTATGCGGCATTTTACGAGACTCACAGCGATAACGAAAAACTCGCACCATT belongs to Acetonema longum DSM 6540 and includes:
- a CDS encoding DUF2922 domain-containing protein, coding for MNRTLEMIFRAANGREVTISLADPLENLTLADVTAVMKDIIARNIFITTGGELRDIVDARIRTRETVSLA